A single region of the Sorghum bicolor cultivar BTx623 chromosome 7, Sorghum_bicolor_NCBIv3, whole genome shotgun sequence genome encodes:
- the LOC8071133 gene encoding germin-like protein 12-2: MAPSTYFLLISLLALATSQAIASDPSPLQDFCVADIHSPVKVNGFVCKDPMAVNANDFFKEANLDKPRDTMKSKVGSNVTLINVMQLPGLNTLGISLARIDYAPLGQNPPHTHPRATEILTVLEGTLYVGFVTSNTDNGNKLFTKVLKKGDMFVFPQGLIHFQFNPVHDKPAVAIAALSSQNPGAITIANAVFGSKPPISDDILAKAFQVQKGTIDWLQAQFWENNHN, translated from the exons ATGGCTCCCTCCACCTACTTTCTCCTCATTTCTCTTCTAGCATTGGCCACTTCTCAGGCCATTGCTTCTGACCCTAGCCCGCTCCAAGACTTCTGTGTTGCCGACATACACTCTCCAG TGAAGGTGAATGGATTTGTTTGCAAGGACCCCATGGCTGTGAATGCAAATGACTTTTTCAAGGAAGCCAACCTTGACAAGCCTAGGGACACAATGAAAAGCAAGGTCGGATCCAATGTCACTTTGATCAATGTCATGCAGCTGCCTGGACTCAACACCCTCGGCATCTCCTTGGCTCGCATTGATTATGCACCATTAGGTCAGAATCCACCACACACCCACCCACGTGCCACCGAGATTCTCACCGTGCTTGAGGGTACACTCTATGTTGGATTTGTCACCTCCAACACAGACAACGGTAACAAGCTATTCACCAAGGTTCTCAAGAAGGGTGACATGTTTGTATTTCCACAAGGGCTCATCCACTTCCAATTCAATCCGGTGCATGACAAGCCAGCAGTCGCGATCGCGGCACTAAGTAGCCAGAACCCAGGGGCTATTACTATTGccaatgcagtctttggatcaAAGCCACCAATCTCAGATGATATCTTGGCCAAGGCCTTCCAGGTGCAAAAGGGGACAATTGATTGGCTTCAAGCTCAGTTCTGGGAGAACAACCACAACTAA